From Vigna unguiculata cultivar IT97K-499-35 chromosome 5, ASM411807v1, whole genome shotgun sequence, the proteins below share one genomic window:
- the LOC114184316 gene encoding uncharacterized protein LOC114184316 isoform X1 → MPGDTPFGDLPPSQGGDKIHTCTKKNGRRGTRLRELTVSRSADQRLPIQFDMQTGKALGDNSTKFTSYVALLGRSKSSILIDDWDHVPETVKNQIWLSVQVTYDVPNSNLLRTKWISFAGERWKGFKTDLTSRYIYGPLSDKNPCEKYPFLDEDTWQAFKERRLNPVFQAKRKAAQEIARKNVHPHRLSRGGYDKLEQKMMKEASASNSSGTTVTHPPRHDKWKRARQKPTGDYISAETESVARRIDELVEQSTQGSFIPQGREDILAVAIGRPEHPGRVRGVGKFVGIRQFFGPPSANHNKVNINEEVIMSIKEEMREQMREEIREEIKKEMKKEYFDMKAQLLSDMRAELASPSAQPCNPHQQPSIICVSTKGSCDVPLEEASLIGDADYELFIDDLLQSLVALGKMYALGSTIHHATIADDMMRVVVVDVRDATAPVPVPTQEVKTVGQAPGNFILWPVRLAKVIAKEQIRVQEKEDVNESLPQQTILERLGAMAATIALQPIQLEMSPQATNRTFNTPFFICQKDIFEVLSGTDMLCISVIQLWLLYLHRRCTEKKNDHIYGFIDPIAIQGVGNKSEEVQKYLLEAFDVGKKEVYLAPYLQQGHWQLLVILPQKFVVVLLCSLHKKPNTLKIKSTLQAAVEAHSRLQGQQITSRKKLQFIAPTCSRQPGSYECGYYTMRHMHRIISANIVDSWDMIFNDTSPMDQGVLKEVREQWASFLLSVYIR, encoded by the exons ATGCCCGGTGACACACCATTTGGTGACCTTCCACCTTCACAAGGTGGGGACAAGATTCATACATGTACCAAAAAAAATGGTAGGCGTGGAACTAGGTTGAGGGAGTTAACAGTCAGTCGTAGTGCGGATCAAAGATTGCCTATCCAATTTGATATGCAAACTGGTAAAGCTTTGGGAGATAATAGCACAAAATTCACCAGCTATGTGGCCTTGCTTGGTAGGAGCAAGTCATCCATTCTTATAGATGATTGGGACCATGTTCCAGAGACAGTAAAGAATCAGATTTGGCTAAGTGTCCAA GTCACATATGATGTCCCAAATAGTAATCTGTTGAGGACGAAATGGATTTCATTTGCTGGGGAACGATGGAAGGGTTTTAAGACGGACCTTACAAGTCGTTATATCTATGGTCCCTTAAGTGATAAAAACCCTTGTGAGAAGTATCCGTTCcttgatgaagacacatggcaGGCTTTTAAGGAAAGGCGATTAAATCCTGTCTTTCAG GCTAAGAGGAAAGCTGCACAAGAGATAGCAAGAAAGAATGTCCACCCCCATAGATTGTCTCGTGGGGGTTATGATAAATTGGAGCAGAAGATGATGAAAGAGGCATCTGCCTCTAATTCCAGTGGGACTACTGTTACTCATCCTCCTCGCCATGATAAATGGAAAAGAGCTCGTCAAAAACCAACAGGGGATTACATATCTGCAGAAACAGAAAGCGTAGCTAGGCGTATT GATGAACTGGTCGAGCAAAGCACACAAGGATCATTCATTCCACAGGGGCGTGAGGACATATTGGCAGTTGCCATTGGTCGTCCAGAGCATCCTGGACGTGTTCGTGGTGTTGGAAAATTTGTAGGCATCCGTCAATTCTTTGGTCCTCCATCAGCTAATCATAATAAAGTAAATATCAATGAGGAAGTTATCATGTCCATCAAAGAAGAAATGAGAGAACAAATGAGGGAAGAAATTAGGGAGGAGATTAAGAAGGAGATGAAGAAAGAGTACTTTGATATGAAGGCACAATTGTTATCAGACATGAGAGCAGAGTTAGCCTCTCCCTCAGCCCAACCTTGTAATCCTCATCAACAACCTTCTATTATTTGTGTAAGCACAAAGGGGAGTTGTGATGTTCCTCTTGAAGAGGCTTCTCTCATTGGTGATGCAGATTACGAGTTGTTCATTGATGATCTCCTGCAGTCCTTGGTGGCTTTAG GTAAAATGTATGCATTGGGGTCAACCATACACCATGCAACCATTGCAGATGATATGATGAGAGTAGTGGTTGTAGATGTTCGAGATGCTACTGCTCCAGTCCCAGTGCCCACTCAAGAGGTTAAGACAGTGGGGCAGGCCCCTGGAAATTTTATCCTTTGGCCAGTTAGATTAGCAAAAGTAATTGCAAAGGAG CAGATTAGAGTACAAGAAAAGGAAGATGTGAATGAATCATTACCACAACAGACAATTCTAGAACGACTTGGTGCAATGGCAGCGACTATCGCCTTGCAACCTATACAATTAGAAATGTCTCCCCAAGCCACAAATAGGACCTTCAACACCCctttttttatatgtcaaaaGGATATTTTTGAAGTTCTCTCTGGCACTGATATGTTATGTATATCAGTAATACAACTTTGGTTGTT gTATTTACATCGTAGATGCACTGAGAAGAAGAATGATCACATATATGGATTTATTGATCCTATTGCCATTCAAGGTGTTGGGAATAAAAGTGAAGAGGTTCAAAAGTACCTATTAGAGGCATTTGATGTTGGGAAAAAAGAAGTGTACTTAGCGCCTTATTTGCAGCA GGGTCATTGGCAGTTGTTGGTAATTCTTCCTCAGAAGTTTGTTGTGGTTCTTTTGTGTTCATTACACAAGAAGCCTAACACTCTGAAAATTAAAAGTACTTTACAAgc aGCGGTTGAGGCTCATTCTAGGTTGCAGGGACAACAAATCACTTCTAGAAAGAAGTTACAGTTCATTGCGCCAACT TGCTCACGTCAACCGGGAAGCTATGAGTGTGGATATTATACCATGAGGCACATGCATAGAATCATATCCGCAAACATTGTTGACTCATGGGATATG ATTTTCAATGACACATCTCCAATGGATCAAGGAGTCTTGAAGGAAGTTCGTGAGCAGTGGGCTTCGtttcttttaagtgtttatataagatga
- the LOC114184316 gene encoding uncharacterized protein LOC114184316 isoform X3, with the protein MPGDTPFGDLPPSQGGDKIHTCTKKNGRRGTRLRELTVSRSADQRLPIQFDMQTGKALGDNSTKFTSYVALLGRSKSSILIDDWDHVPETVKNQIWLSVQVTYDVPNSNLLRTKWISFAGERWKGFKTDLTSRYIYGPLSDKNPCEKYPFLDEDTWQAFKERRLNPVFQAKRKAAQEIARKNVHPHRLSRGGYDKLEQKMMKEASASNSSGTTVTHPPRHDKWKRARQKPTGDYISAETESVARRIDELVEQSTQGSFIPQGREDILAVAIGRPEHPGRVRGVGKFVGIRQFFGPPSANHNKVNINEEVIMSIKEEMREQMREEIREEIKKEMKKEYFDMKAQLLSDMRAELASPSAQPCNPHQQPSIICVSTKGSCDVPLEEASLIGDADYELFIDDLLQSLVALGKMYALGSTIHHATIADDMMRVVVVDVRDATAPVPVPTQEVKTVGQAPGNFILWPVRLAKVIAKEQIRVQEKEDVNESLPQQTILERLGAMAATIALQPIQLEMSPQATNRTFNTPFFICQKDIFEVLSGTDMLCISVIQLWLLYLHRRCTEKKNDHIYGFIDPIAIQGVGNKSEEVQKYLLEAFDVGKKEVYLAPYLQQGHWQLLVILPQKFVVVLLCSLHKKPNTLKIKSTLQA; encoded by the exons ATGCCCGGTGACACACCATTTGGTGACCTTCCACCTTCACAAGGTGGGGACAAGATTCATACATGTACCAAAAAAAATGGTAGGCGTGGAACTAGGTTGAGGGAGTTAACAGTCAGTCGTAGTGCGGATCAAAGATTGCCTATCCAATTTGATATGCAAACTGGTAAAGCTTTGGGAGATAATAGCACAAAATTCACCAGCTATGTGGCCTTGCTTGGTAGGAGCAAGTCATCCATTCTTATAGATGATTGGGACCATGTTCCAGAGACAGTAAAGAATCAGATTTGGCTAAGTGTCCAA GTCACATATGATGTCCCAAATAGTAATCTGTTGAGGACGAAATGGATTTCATTTGCTGGGGAACGATGGAAGGGTTTTAAGACGGACCTTACAAGTCGTTATATCTATGGTCCCTTAAGTGATAAAAACCCTTGTGAGAAGTATCCGTTCcttgatgaagacacatggcaGGCTTTTAAGGAAAGGCGATTAAATCCTGTCTTTCAG GCTAAGAGGAAAGCTGCACAAGAGATAGCAAGAAAGAATGTCCACCCCCATAGATTGTCTCGTGGGGGTTATGATAAATTGGAGCAGAAGATGATGAAAGAGGCATCTGCCTCTAATTCCAGTGGGACTACTGTTACTCATCCTCCTCGCCATGATAAATGGAAAAGAGCTCGTCAAAAACCAACAGGGGATTACATATCTGCAGAAACAGAAAGCGTAGCTAGGCGTATT GATGAACTGGTCGAGCAAAGCACACAAGGATCATTCATTCCACAGGGGCGTGAGGACATATTGGCAGTTGCCATTGGTCGTCCAGAGCATCCTGGACGTGTTCGTGGTGTTGGAAAATTTGTAGGCATCCGTCAATTCTTTGGTCCTCCATCAGCTAATCATAATAAAGTAAATATCAATGAGGAAGTTATCATGTCCATCAAAGAAGAAATGAGAGAACAAATGAGGGAAGAAATTAGGGAGGAGATTAAGAAGGAGATGAAGAAAGAGTACTTTGATATGAAGGCACAATTGTTATCAGACATGAGAGCAGAGTTAGCCTCTCCCTCAGCCCAACCTTGTAATCCTCATCAACAACCTTCTATTATTTGTGTAAGCACAAAGGGGAGTTGTGATGTTCCTCTTGAAGAGGCTTCTCTCATTGGTGATGCAGATTACGAGTTGTTCATTGATGATCTCCTGCAGTCCTTGGTGGCTTTAG GTAAAATGTATGCATTGGGGTCAACCATACACCATGCAACCATTGCAGATGATATGATGAGAGTAGTGGTTGTAGATGTTCGAGATGCTACTGCTCCAGTCCCAGTGCCCACTCAAGAGGTTAAGACAGTGGGGCAGGCCCCTGGAAATTTTATCCTTTGGCCAGTTAGATTAGCAAAAGTAATTGCAAAGGAG CAGATTAGAGTACAAGAAAAGGAAGATGTGAATGAATCATTACCACAACAGACAATTCTAGAACGACTTGGTGCAATGGCAGCGACTATCGCCTTGCAACCTATACAATTAGAAATGTCTCCCCAAGCCACAAATAGGACCTTCAACACCCctttttttatatgtcaaaaGGATATTTTTGAAGTTCTCTCTGGCACTGATATGTTATGTATATCAGTAATACAACTTTGGTTGTT gTATTTACATCGTAGATGCACTGAGAAGAAGAATGATCACATATATGGATTTATTGATCCTATTGCCATTCAAGGTGTTGGGAATAAAAGTGAAGAGGTTCAAAAGTACCTATTAGAGGCATTTGATGTTGGGAAAAAAGAAGTGTACTTAGCGCCTTATTTGCAGCA GGGTCATTGGCAGTTGTTGGTAATTCTTCCTCAGAAGTTTGTTGTGGTTCTTTTGTGTTCATTACACAAGAAGCCTAACACTCTGAAAATTAAAAGTACTTTACAAgcgtaa
- the LOC114184316 gene encoding uncharacterized protein LOC114184316 isoform X2 gives MPGDTPFGDLPPSQGGDKIHTCTKKNGRRGTRLRELTVSRSADQRLPIQFDMQTGKALGDNSTKFTSYVALLGRSKSSILIDDWDHVPETVKNQIWLSVQVTYDVPNSNLLRTKWISFAGERWKGFKTDLTSRYIYGPLSDKNPCEKYPFLDEDTWQAFKERRLNPVFQAKRKAAQEIARKNVHPHRLSRGGYDKLEQKMMKEASASNSSGTTVTHPPRHDKWKRARQKPTGDYISAETESVARRIDELVEQSTQGSFIPQGREDILAVAIGRPEHPGRVRGVGKFVGIRQFFGPPSANHNKVNINEEVIMSIKEEMREQMREEIREEIKKEMKKEYFDMKAQLLSDMRAELASPSAQPCNPHQQPSIICVSTKGSCDVPLEEASLIGDADYELFIDDLLQSLVALGKMYALGSTIHHATIADDMMRVVVVDVRDATAPVPVPTQEVKTVGQAPGNFILWPVRLAKVIAKEIRVQEKEDVNESLPQQTILERLGAMAATIALQPIQLEMSPQATNRTFNTPFFICQKDIFEVLSGTDMLCISVIQLWLLYLHRRCTEKKNDHIYGFIDPIAIQGVGNKSEEVQKYLLEAFDVGKKEVYLAPYLQQGHWQLLVILPQKFVVVLLCSLHKKPNTLKIKSTLQAAVEAHSRLQGQQITSRKKLQFIAPTCSRQPGSYECGYYTMRHMHRIISANIVDSWDMIFNDTSPMDQGVLKEVREQWASFLLSVYIR, from the exons ATGCCCGGTGACACACCATTTGGTGACCTTCCACCTTCACAAGGTGGGGACAAGATTCATACATGTACCAAAAAAAATGGTAGGCGTGGAACTAGGTTGAGGGAGTTAACAGTCAGTCGTAGTGCGGATCAAAGATTGCCTATCCAATTTGATATGCAAACTGGTAAAGCTTTGGGAGATAATAGCACAAAATTCACCAGCTATGTGGCCTTGCTTGGTAGGAGCAAGTCATCCATTCTTATAGATGATTGGGACCATGTTCCAGAGACAGTAAAGAATCAGATTTGGCTAAGTGTCCAA GTCACATATGATGTCCCAAATAGTAATCTGTTGAGGACGAAATGGATTTCATTTGCTGGGGAACGATGGAAGGGTTTTAAGACGGACCTTACAAGTCGTTATATCTATGGTCCCTTAAGTGATAAAAACCCTTGTGAGAAGTATCCGTTCcttgatgaagacacatggcaGGCTTTTAAGGAAAGGCGATTAAATCCTGTCTTTCAG GCTAAGAGGAAAGCTGCACAAGAGATAGCAAGAAAGAATGTCCACCCCCATAGATTGTCTCGTGGGGGTTATGATAAATTGGAGCAGAAGATGATGAAAGAGGCATCTGCCTCTAATTCCAGTGGGACTACTGTTACTCATCCTCCTCGCCATGATAAATGGAAAAGAGCTCGTCAAAAACCAACAGGGGATTACATATCTGCAGAAACAGAAAGCGTAGCTAGGCGTATT GATGAACTGGTCGAGCAAAGCACACAAGGATCATTCATTCCACAGGGGCGTGAGGACATATTGGCAGTTGCCATTGGTCGTCCAGAGCATCCTGGACGTGTTCGTGGTGTTGGAAAATTTGTAGGCATCCGTCAATTCTTTGGTCCTCCATCAGCTAATCATAATAAAGTAAATATCAATGAGGAAGTTATCATGTCCATCAAAGAAGAAATGAGAGAACAAATGAGGGAAGAAATTAGGGAGGAGATTAAGAAGGAGATGAAGAAAGAGTACTTTGATATGAAGGCACAATTGTTATCAGACATGAGAGCAGAGTTAGCCTCTCCCTCAGCCCAACCTTGTAATCCTCATCAACAACCTTCTATTATTTGTGTAAGCACAAAGGGGAGTTGTGATGTTCCTCTTGAAGAGGCTTCTCTCATTGGTGATGCAGATTACGAGTTGTTCATTGATGATCTCCTGCAGTCCTTGGTGGCTTTAG GTAAAATGTATGCATTGGGGTCAACCATACACCATGCAACCATTGCAGATGATATGATGAGAGTAGTGGTTGTAGATGTTCGAGATGCTACTGCTCCAGTCCCAGTGCCCACTCAAGAGGTTAAGACAGTGGGGCAGGCCCCTGGAAATTTTATCCTTTGGCCAGTTAGATTAGCAAAAGTAATTGCAAAGGAG ATTAGAGTACAAGAAAAGGAAGATGTGAATGAATCATTACCACAACAGACAATTCTAGAACGACTTGGTGCAATGGCAGCGACTATCGCCTTGCAACCTATACAATTAGAAATGTCTCCCCAAGCCACAAATAGGACCTTCAACACCCctttttttatatgtcaaaaGGATATTTTTGAAGTTCTCTCTGGCACTGATATGTTATGTATATCAGTAATACAACTTTGGTTGTT gTATTTACATCGTAGATGCACTGAGAAGAAGAATGATCACATATATGGATTTATTGATCCTATTGCCATTCAAGGTGTTGGGAATAAAAGTGAAGAGGTTCAAAAGTACCTATTAGAGGCATTTGATGTTGGGAAAAAAGAAGTGTACTTAGCGCCTTATTTGCAGCA GGGTCATTGGCAGTTGTTGGTAATTCTTCCTCAGAAGTTTGTTGTGGTTCTTTTGTGTTCATTACACAAGAAGCCTAACACTCTGAAAATTAAAAGTACTTTACAAgc aGCGGTTGAGGCTCATTCTAGGTTGCAGGGACAACAAATCACTTCTAGAAAGAAGTTACAGTTCATTGCGCCAACT TGCTCACGTCAACCGGGAAGCTATGAGTGTGGATATTATACCATGAGGCACATGCATAGAATCATATCCGCAAACATTGTTGACTCATGGGATATG ATTTTCAATGACACATCTCCAATGGATCAAGGAGTCTTGAAGGAAGTTCGTGAGCAGTGGGCTTCGtttcttttaagtgtttatataagatga
- the LOC114183860 gene encoding sm-like protein LSM6A, with protein sequence MSGTEKGGSGTTKTPADFLKSIRGRPVVVKLNSGVDYRGILACLDGYMNIAMEQTEEYVNGQLKNKYGDAFIRGNNVLYISTSKRTLAEGA encoded by the exons ATGAGTGGAACAGAGAAAGGAGGATCAGGAACCACAAAAACCCCAGCTGATTTCCTCAAATCCATTCGTGGAAGGCCGGTTGTCGTCAAGCTCAATTCCGGTGTTGATTACCGAG GTATACTTGCTTGTCTAGATGGTTATATGAATATTGCAATGGAGCAGACAGAGGAATATGTCAATGGACAACTGAAGAACAAGTATGGTGACGCTTTCATCCGAGGAAATAATG TTCTATACATCAGTACCTCAAAGAGGACTCTAGCAGAGGGGGCGTAA